The segment TACAACCGACTCAAACGGTCCCTTACGGCATCGTCCGGGTGGGGCATGCCAGCGGCATCGGCAAGACCGCCTGGATACTCGACACCGGCATAGACCTGGATCATCCCGACCTGACGGTAAACACCGCCCTCCAGAAAAACTTCATCGACCCCGCTGCCACAGCTGACGATGACAACGGGCACGGAAGCCATTGCGCCGGGATTGTGGCCGCAAAAGACAACACCATCGGGGTGATCGGCGTGGCCTCCGGCGCCACCGTGGTCCCGGTCAAGGTGCTTGACCGCCGGGGAAGCGGAGCCTATTCCGTAATCATCGCCGGGGTAGACTACGTGGCCAGCGTCGGATCGGCCGGAAACTCCGCCAACATGAGCCTGACCGGTCCGGTCTATCAGGCATTGGACGACGCGGTACTGGCCGCCTCCAACAAGGGAATATACTTTGCCCTGGCCGCCGGCAACGATTCCGATCCCGCCAGCCTCTATTCCCCGGCCCGGGTTAACGGCGCCTACATCTGGACCCTCTCGGCCATGGATGCCACCGACACCTGGGCCTCCTTTTCGAACTATGGCAATCCGCCGGTTGATTACTGCGAACCGGGGGTAAGCATCTTGTCCTGCTATAAGGACGGAGGCTATACCACCATGAGCGGCACCTCGATGGCCTCACCGCACATGTGCGGCATCCTTTTGATAACCGGCGGACACCCGGCAACCAGCGGTTACGTGAAGAGCGATCCCGACGGAACTGCCGACCCAATCGGACATATTTAGTGGTTTGATGACCTTCAACCAAAAGCCGCCCCGCTTCAAAAGCGGGGCGGCTTTTCTTCTGGCCGTACATGACTCCAAGAAAGATCAGCCGGTCTCCCCCGGCGATCTTTGACGTGTCCTTTGTGATTTGGTGCCTCTTCGATAAACCCAGGGCATCGTTTAGTGGAGGATCAATTCTGGTTGATGTAATCCACCACCTGCTGGCTGGAAGCGCCCGGGGTGAAGATCTCCTTGATCCCAGCGGCCTTTAAGCCCGGGATGTCGTCGGCCGGGATCACCCCGCCGCCGAAGACCTTGATGTCCGGCGCGTTCTTTTCCTTGAGCAATTGGACCACCCTGGGGAACAACGAATTGTGGGCCCCGGACAGGCAGGACAGCCCCACCCACTGCACGTCCTCCTGGACGGCGGCGGCGGCGATGGCCTCTGGGGTCTGGCGCAGGCCGGTGTAGATCACCTCGAACCCGGCGTCGCGCAGGGCCCGGGCGATGTACTTGGCGCCGCGGTCGTGCCCGTCCAGTCCGGGCTTGGCGATGAGGATGCGGATCTTGTTTGGCATGTGAATGCTCCTAGTTTATATGACAAAATATTTGTTTTATAAAAACCTTGCGTTTTCTATGGACACACCCCTCGCTCCCCTCTTCCCCAAGAGGGGATGTGGTAAAAACAGCTTACGTAGTTGCCGGCACCTTCCTCTTCTTATTCTGCTCATACCTCAGCTGCAGCATCTCCACCAGCAGGGCAAAACCCATCGGCAGATAAATATACGCCTTGGGCACGTGCTTGTGCATTCCCTCCATGAAAATGGTGATCCCGATGGTGATCAAAAACGACAGGGCCAGGATCTTCAACGTGGGCCGATCCATGATGAAATCCCCGATGGGCTTGGCCGCAAACAGGATGGCAGCGAAGGAGACGATGACCGCCGAGACGATCACCCACAGCTGGTTGGTCAGCCCGATGGCGGTCACCACCGAGTCGATGGAAAACACTATGTCCAGTATGACTATCTGGGTGATCACCGCCGCAAAGGCCTGCCTGGCTTTTTTCTCCCGATGCTGTTCCTCCTTCAGCTCCACCGTGTGGTGGATCTCTGTGACCGCTTTGTACAGCAGGAACATTCCCCCGGCCAGCAATATCAGGTCCCGCACCGAAAGGTTAAGGAACAGCGGGGTGGTAAGTTTGGCCAGCCAAAGCAGGATGACCAGCATCAATATTCTGGCGACCAAAGCAAAGGCCAGGCCCAGCAGGCGGGCCTTGTTGCGTTCTCCGGCCGGAAGCCGCCCCACGAAGATGGAGATCACCAGGATATTGTCCACGCCCAGGACCAGTTCCAGGCCGATGAGCAGGGCCAGAAGAATGAGTGCGTCGGTCATAGGTTTTGTGAGTTACTGATTATCTTTTTAATCTCTCCCCGGCCCTCCCCGTGGCGGGGAGAGCCTGCACTGAGTGGGACAGCTTGCCCTACGAATGAACGTGGCGAGCGGGTGGGGCCTGCACTGAGCAGGGCTGCCTGCGTTTCTTACGAAGTGTTAGGTCCCAAACAGTTTCGCCCGGAACAGAAAGAACACCGCGCCCAGCAGGCACAGCCCGGCCCACAGGTAATCCAGGCTGGGCTTCTCTCGTAAATACAAAATTGAGAACGGCACGAACACGCTTAAGGTGATTACTTCCTGCAGTATCTTCAGCTGGCCCACGTTCATCACCTGGTATCCGATGCGGTTGGCCGGAACCTGCACTAAGTACTCAAACAGGGCAATGCCCCAGCTGACCAAAGCGGCCAAGAACCACGACCGCCCGGACATGTTCTTAAGGTGACCGTACCAGGCAAAGGTCATGAAGATGTTGCTGACGCACAGCAGGCCGGTGGTTAGGTAGTATGGTTTCATAAGGTTAACCTCTCCCTATCCCTCCCCTCGAGGGGAGGGAATGAGGGTGGGGTTTACAGTACCACCGATTCCTGGTACTCCCCGAACACCTCTCTCAACACTCCGCAGATCTCTCCCAGCGTGGCGTACTTCCGCACCGCATCCACGATGAACGGCATCAGGTTCTCGCTGCCGTGGGCCGCCCGGTGGATCTCGCTCAGCGCCTTCTTCACCGCGGCGTTGTCGCGCTTGGCCTTCATCTCGGCCAGCCGCTTCATCTGGGCGTCCTGCACTGCCTGGGAGACCTTCAAAAGATTCTTGGGCGACTCTTCCTTGACCGTGAATTTGTTGACCCCGACCACTATACGTTCCTGGGCCTCCACGTCCTTCTGATAGTGATAGGCGCTGTCCTGGATCTCTTTTTGGACATAGCCCTTCTCTATGGCTTTGACCATCCCGCCCAGTTTGTCTATCTTCTCGATGTAGGCCCAGGCGGCCTTCTCGATCTCGCTGGTCCGGGCCTCCACGTAATAGGAACCGGCCAAAGGATCAACGGTGTCGGCCGCGCCGGACTCGTGGGCCACGATCTGCTGGGTGCGCAGGGCGATGCGGACCGAGTCTTCCGTCGGCAGGGCCAGGGCCTCGTCCCGGGAGTTGGTGTGCAGGCTCTGGGTGCCGCCCAGTACCGCGGCCAGAGTCTGGATGGTGACCCGGATGATGTTGTTGTCCGGCTGCTGGGCGGTCAGGGTGCTTCCGGCGGTCTGGGTGTGGAAGCGCAGCATCTGGGACGAAGCTTTTTGGGCCTTGAACCTTTCCTTCATGATCCGGGCCCAGATCCGGCGGGCGGCCCTAAACTTGGCCACCTCTTCCAGCAGGTCGTTGTGGGAGTTGAAGAAGAACGACAGCCGGGAGGAGAAATCGTCCACGCTCAGGCCCGAGGCGATGGCCGCCTGGACGTAGGCGATGCCGTCGGCCAGGGTAAAGGCCACTTCCTGGGTGGCGGAGGAGCCGGCCTCGCGGATGTGATAGCCCGAGATGCTGATGGTGTTCCACTTGGGCACCTGCTTGGCGCAGTATTCAAAGATGTCGGTGATCAGGCGCATGCTGGGAGTGGGCGGGAAGATGTAGGTGCCCCGAGAGATGTATTCCTTTAAGATGTCGTTCTGGATGGTGACGTTCAGCTGGTCGGCCTTCACCCCCTGCTTCTCGGCCACCGCCACGTACATGGCCAGCAGCACCCCGGCCGGGGCGTTGATGGTCATGGAGGTGGAGACCTTGTCCAGCGGGATGCCGTCGAACAGTATTTCCATGTCGGCCAGGGAGTCAATGGCCACGCCCACCTTGCCCACTTCCCCGGCGGACATGGCATCGTCGGAGTCGTAGCCGATCTGGGTGGGCAGGTCAAAGGCGATGGACAGCCCGGTCTGGCCCTGGGCTAAAAGATACTTGTAGCGCTTGTTGGACTCGGCCGCGTCGCCGAAACCGGCGTACTGGCGCATGGTCCAGAACTTTCCCCGGTACATGGTGGGCTGGACCCCGCGGGTGTAGGGGTACTGCCCGGGAAAGCCCAGGTCTTTCTGGTAATCCAGGCCATCTGTCTCGCAGGGGGTGTACACCCGCTTGATCTCGTCGCCCGAGGTGGACAGGAACTGCTTCTTGCGCTCGGGATACTTGGCCAGCATCGGCTGAACGCAGGTGTTGTTCCACTCTTTGAGAGTGGTGAACAGGTCCTGCTTCTTGGGCTGGACCGCGGCCTTGATGGCCGGCTTCTTGGCCGGAGTTTTCTTTTTCACCGGCTTGGCGGCTTTTTTGATCTTGGGTTTGGCTTTGATCTTGGTCTTGGGGCTTTTCATGATTCACCTGCCTGTTGTGAAGATTTATATAATGATGTTTTTATTAACGATAGTACGGCCAGCTGCCCACTGAATACACGAAAATACACGAAACTTTATGGTACTTTCCTGGCGGTGTCATTCTGAGCCAAACGCCGCTGCTTGGCAAATCGAAGAATCCGTTTTTAATACTTTCTTCGGAGGATAGGTAGAAAGCATTCCTCAGGATGACCACCCCCAGGCCCATGTATATTAATTTGCCCTCTGTATTTAGTGCCTTTCGTAGGGCGGATCTCTGGATTCCCGCTTCTGCGGGAATGACGCGAAAGCCACAATATATAGAATTGGTGCCTTTGTGTCTTTGTGGCACTGGACCGGTTTAGTTTTTGTCCTTCCGGTCGTGCAGCATCTCCAGCACCAGGGCCAGCAGGTACATGGTCAGCGAGCAGTAGATGCCCTTGGCCAGAAAATACCAGGACATCCCGTCATTGCTGAACTTGCCGGCGAAGACATTGTTGCCCAGCAAAAAGGTGTAAAAACAGATGGCCATCACCGTCACTGCCGCGAACGAGGTGATCTTTTTCAGTTTTTTCATGGGCGCTCCTTTAAGTTGTTTCCGGGAAATTTATTATAGCACTCTCCATTTCAAAATGCAAAGAGTATTTCTAAATAAATACGGGGTTTTGCCTTGACATTTTTCCCGCCCCTGCGGTATAGTTATGGTACAATCATCAACGCCATAAAAGGGGTCAATATGCCATTGCGCCGTTACCTTCCCTACTGTCTCCTATTCGGTGGGCTGTCCCTGTGCTTCGCGCCCGAGGCCGGAGCGGCGGGTGCCTCCGATGCCAAAGCGCTGGCCACCAAAGCCAAGGCCGCCCTGCGGGCCGCCGAGAACACCAATGACCAGGCGGTGCTCAAGGCCAAGCTGGAGGAGGCCCGCGGCCTGATCGATCAGATCAAGGCCGCCGATCCAAAATACGCGGAGTTGGGAGTGATCGAGAACAAGTACCGTTACCTGGGCGGCGGACTCAAGGCCTCGCAGGAACAGACCGCCAAGACCCAGGCCGAAGCCTCCATCGACTGGGCCAAGGTCAAACAGGTGATAGCCGACTGGGAAGCGCTGGATAAACTGACCGCGGAATTCCGCCAGAAGACGGAACGCTTTTTCCCCAACGACCAGAACATCGCCTACTCCAAGGAACAGACCGATGAGGTGCTGGCCCTGGCAGCGGACATAGCCAGGAACGACCAGCCCAAGATCCTGGCCTTCCTGAAAACCTTCACCGCCAAGTACGGCCAGCCGGGGGAGGCCACCGACCGCAAGATAATTGAACTGGCCCCCAAAGACCCCAAGAAAGGCATGTATGACGAGGCCAACAAAAGGCCGGACCAGCAGCCCAGCCGCTGTTACCAGGAACTGAACGACCGGCTGGCCTGGGTCAAGGAGAACCCCAAACTTGAGGCCCGGAAGATCATGAGTTCTGTCAGCCAGACGATGGAGAACATCGACTTCATCATGGACACCGAGCGGGACAAGCGCTTTGCCGAGTCCGAGGCCGAGATAACCCGGGCCCTGCGCTTCTCCCCCGGCGATGCCGAGATCACCAAATACCTGGCCGGCCTCAAGGCCAACCGCACCAAGTCCCAGGCCGATGTCAAGAAGGCGCTGGAGGCCGCCCGTTTCCCGGCCGATATGGCCGGCTTCGCCGGACCCGGCAAGATCCCCGACCTGGCCGCGGCCACCAAGGCCCATTTTGCCTCGGCCTATCCCAAGGAGAAGGTGCTGAAGGTCAGCGTTTCCGGTAACTGGGTCGCCACCAAGCACAACATCCTGGGCGAGCCCATTCAGTGGGGCCTGCCGGTTTCCTGCGCCAGCCAGCAAAGCGAGAAGGATGTCTGCCGGGTTTTCAAGATGACAGTGCTGACCGGCATCGGGCTGGGCGTGGCCAAGGCCCCTCCGTTCACTGATCACTGGACCGGGGATTCATATAGGATGCTGATCGGGAATCTCAAATAACAGGATAATTATAAAAGCCCCCCGCCAAAGGCGGGGGGCTTTTATTTCGCCCAGGATTTATTTGAGTATCACTAATTTCCTGGTGGCGCTGAACTTTCCTGCCTTCAATATATAGAAATATATGCCGTTGCTCAAATTATGGTCGCTCCAGCCGACCTCATGGTACCCGGCCGGCTTGACCCCTTCAAAGACAGTCTTTACCAACTGCCCGGAAACATTGTATACCTCCAGCCGGACCCGGGATTCAACCGGCAGCTGGTATTTGAAGGTTGTCTGCCCCCGGGAGGGGTTGGGGAATGCGCCGTTCAGGCAAAAGGCCACCGGGGTGTTTGATTTGTAGGTAACGCTGACCGGCTGGTAGCTGGTTTTATTTCCCGTAGCGCTGATCTCGACTATCCGGTACAGGTAATCACCTGTCTCCAGTTGTTCCGAATCCCGGTAGATGTAATCGTGCGGCATCGTGCTGGTGCCCTGCCCCGGCATTTTCCCGATATCCTGGAAGGCCGTGGCGCCGGAGCTGCTGCGCTGAATGATCCAGGTGGCGCAGTCCGTTTCGCTCTCGGTCCGCCAGTTAAGCTCCACCGCTTCGTTTGTCTGACCGACCGTAAAAAATGACAGGTGCACCGCCATTGGCCCCAGGTATATCCAGGGATCCGAGGCCAGGCCCTGGTTGTCGTGGATATCGCAGGCCTTCACCGTAAAATTGTCATTTGTGGTGAGCGTCCCGGCATAGGTGTAGACCGTATCAGAGGTGAATCCCAAAAAGGTTCCGTTGTAGTACACCGCGTAGTTTTTCAGGTCGCTCTCGATGTTGCTTTTCCAGGTCAACAACAGACCGGCCGGCGTCTCGCCTCCCAGGCCCTTGACCTTGGCCGGGGCCAGGTTGTCCACCGAGTAGCCGGAGTCTGGTTCCGAGTCCCAGTACAGCTGGGGATTGTCAGTCTGGGCCGAGACGAAGAAGTGGTGCCAGGCCATCTCACCGGTCAGGGTGTCGCACAGGGTCGGCATGGGATAGGAATAGGCCGTCAGGTAATGCCGCCAGGGGATGTTGGCGATCCATTCCCAGGCGTAGGCCTTGCCGCCCTTTTCAATGATCCGGTAGGCAGTCCCTGTAAAGTCCTTGGTGACATCCGATGCTTCCACCCGCCTAGCGCCCTTGGCCCCGGTCCCGCTTAAACTGCGCCACAGCGAATAAAAACTGATGGTGGTGTCGGGGTAAACATCAAGGTAGGACGGCGTCCATTGTAAATTCACGAAGCCGCCCTGGTCGTTGGGAATGTCCGGGGCCTTGACGATATCCGGGGCATTGCGGCCATAGTAACTGCCGTCGCCCCGGTCCAGCCGCTGGGCATATATGTCGGCGGTGCTGATGCGGGCATCATACCAGGTGATGATGGCCCCGCCCGCGCCATCGCTGATGATGGTGGGATATAGTTGATTGCCCGTGGCGGTGCAGATGGCCACACCATCGGCCGTCCATTGCGCAACGCCCAAGGCATTTATACGCTGGGCGTAGATGTCGTTGGTTCCGCTGCGGCCATCATGCCAGGTAATGATGGCCCCGCCCGCGCCGGCGCTGACGATGGTGGGATATTGTTGAGTGCCAGTGGCGGTGCAGATGGCCACGCCATCGGCCGTCCATTGCGCCGCTCCTGCCGCATTTACCCGCTGGGCATAGATGTCGTATGTTCCGCTACGGTTATCGTGCCAGGTAATGATGGCCCCGCCGGCGCCATCGCTGACGATGGTGGGATATTGTTGATTGCCCGTGGCGGTACAGATAGCCAGGCCATTGGCCGCCCATTGCACCGCGCCCAAGGCATTCACCCGCTGGGCATAGATGTCGTAGCTTGTTCCGCTGCGTACGTCATACCAGGTAATGATGGCCCCACTCGAGCCGTCGCTGACGATGGTGGGGTAGTTTTGATCGGCAGTGGCGGTGCAGATGGCCACGCCATCGGCCGTCCATTGCACAACGCCCAAGGCATTTATACGCTGGGCGTAGATGTCGTTGCTTGTGCCGCTGCGGTAATCCTGCCAGGTAATGATGGCCCCGCCCGCGCCATCGGAGACGATGGTGGGGTAGTATTGACTGCTTGCGGCAGCGCATACGGCCACGCCATCGGCCGTCCATTGCGCCACGCCTGCGGCACTTATCCGCTGGGCATAGATGTCGTTGGCGCCGCTGCGGGCATCATACCAGGTGATGATGGCCCCGCCCGCGCCATCGCTGACGATGGTGGGATTTAGTTGAGCGTCCGTGGCGGTGCAGATGGCCACGCCATCGGCCGTCCATAGGGCCACGCCTGCGGCATTCACCCGCTGGGCGTAGATGTCGTAATTTGATCCGCTGCGGTAATCATACCAGGTAATGATGGCCCCGCCCGCGCCGTCGCTGACGATGGTGGGGTATAGTTGATTGCCAGTGGCGGTGCAGGTGGCATTGCCATTAAGCTGCCACTGGGCCCAGGCCGACAGGGCTGTCAGCATAAGAACCGCCAACAGAAGTCCCCAAAATTTGGTTTTCATTGTTTTTCCTTTTCCGAAAGTGGTTAAAATACTTTCAGAGCAGCCGCATAATTGCGGCCGCTCTGTTGATACAGGGATTTACTTTAGAACCACTAATTTTTTGGTGGCGCTGAATTCCCCTGCGTGTAAGCGATAAAAGTATATCCCGTTTGACAATTGGGCGCTATTCAGGTCTATCCGGTGGTACCCAGCCGGCTTCTGCCCTTCGTTGACCGTCTTCACCAACTGCCCGGCTACGTTGTAGACCTGAAGCTGGACATTGGAAGCCTTCGGCAACTGATATTTGATCACCGTCTGTCCCCGCGAAGGATTGGGACAGGCCGCCTGCAGGGCAAAGGTTCTGGGCAAGGCTGGATCACTGGGATTGCCCTCCACTCCGGTCAGGTTGCGGAGGCGGAATGAACGGGTATTGGATGAAATCGTATTGCTGCTGTTATTGAGGCTGTTGGCATGATCGCTGGTACCGATAAAATACGACATCACTGCTGTATCCCCTGCAGTCATGGTTTGGGCCGGTAGCTCTGCGATAAAAGTATCTGCAGATGCCCTGGTCATTGTC is part of the bacterium genome and harbors:
- a CDS encoding DMT family protein encodes the protein MKPYYLTTGLLCVSNIFMTFAWYGHLKNMSGRSWFLAALVSWGIALFEYLVQVPANRIGYQVMNVGQLKILQEVITLSVFVPFSILYLREKPSLDYLWAGLCLLGAVFFLFRAKLFGT
- a CDS encoding cobalamin B12-binding domain-containing protein; this translates as MPNKIRILIAKPGLDGHDRGAKYIARALRDAGFEVIYTGLRQTPEAIAAAAVQEDVQWVGLSCLSGAHNSLFPRVVQLLKEKNAPDIKVFGGGVIPADDIPGLKAAGIKEIFTPGASSQQVVDYINQN
- a CDS encoding T9SS type A sorting domain-containing protein; protein product: MKTKFWGLLLAVLMLTALSAWAQWQLNGNATCTATGNQLYPTIVSDGAGGAIITWYDYRSGSNYDIYAQRVNAAGVALWTADGVAICTATDAQLNPTIVSDGAGGAIITWYDARSGANDIYAQRISAAGVAQWTADGVAVCAAASSQYYPTIVSDGAGGAIITWQDYRSGTSNDIYAQRINALGVVQWTADGVAICTATADQNYPTIVSDGSSGAIITWYDVRSGTSYDIYAQRVNALGAVQWAANGLAICTATGNQQYPTIVSDGAGGAIITWHDNRSGTYDIYAQRVNAAGAAQWTADGVAICTATGTQQYPTIVSAGAGGAIITWHDGRSGTNDIYAQRINALGVAQWTADGVAICTATGNQLYPTIISDGAGGAIITWYDARISTADIYAQRLDRGDGSYYGRNAPDIVKAPDIPNDQGGFVNLQWTPSYLDVYPDTTISFYSLWRSLSGTGAKGARRVEASDVTKDFTGTAYRIIEKGGKAYAWEWIANIPWRHYLTAYSYPMPTLCDTLTGEMAWHHFFVSAQTDNPQLYWDSEPDSGYSVDNLAPAKVKGLGGETPAGLLLTWKSNIESDLKNYAVYYNGTFLGFTSDTVYTYAGTLTTNDNFTVKACDIHDNQGLASDPWIYLGPMAVHLSFFTVGQTNEAVELNWRTESETDCATWIIQRSSSGATAFQDIGKMPGQGTSTMPHDYIYRDSEQLETGDYLYRIVEISATGNKTSYQPVSVTYKSNTPVAFCLNGAFPNPSRGQTTFKYQLPVESRVRLEVYNVSGQLVKTVFEGVKPAGYHEVGWSDHNLSNGIYFYILKAGKFSATRKLVILK
- a CDS encoding LCI family antimicrobial peptide; translated protein: MKKLKKITSFAAVTVMAICFYTFLLGNNVFAGKFSNDGMSWYFLAKGIYCSLTMYLLALVLEMLHDRKDKN
- a CDS encoding S8 family serine peptidase; translation: MGKTATVKVIIGMVACLMVWGCSDNPTSIADKTAPQSASLVALQTDNIIPGQYVVVLKESGALAAKSSATYDQAEAYARSKASAVMQDNGISSVKIRVAYGTALLGFAANLTEKEVADLKADKRVSYVEADRMITVKITAKPAPVQPTQTVPYGIVRVGHASGIGKTAWILDTGIDLDHPDLTVNTALQKNFIDPAATADDDNGHGSHCAGIVAAKDNTIGVIGVASGATVVPVKVLDRRGSGAYSVIIAGVDYVASVGSAGNSANMSLTGPVYQALDDAVLAASNKGIYFALAAGNDSDPASLYSPARVNGAYIWTLSAMDATDTWASFSNYGNPPVDYCEPGVSILSCYKDGGYTTMSGTSMASPHMCGILLITGGHPATSGYVKSDPDGTADPIGHI
- a CDS encoding TerC family protein; the protein is MTDALILLALLIGLELVLGVDNILVISIFVGRLPAGERNKARLLGLAFALVARILMLVILLWLAKLTTPLFLNLSVRDLILLAGGMFLLYKAVTEIHHTVELKEEQHREKKARQAFAAVITQIVILDIVFSIDSVVTAIGLTNQLWVIVSAVIVSFAAILFAAKPIGDFIMDRPTLKILALSFLITIGITIFMEGMHKHVPKAYIYLPMGFALLVEMLQLRYEQNKKRKVPATT
- a CDS encoding methylmalonyl-CoA mutase family protein, coding for MLAKYPERKKQFLSTSGDEIKRVYTPCETDGLDYQKDLGFPGQYPYTRGVQPTMYRGKFWTMRQYAGFGDAAESNKRYKYLLAQGQTGLSIAFDLPTQIGYDSDDAMSAGEVGKVGVAIDSLADMEILFDGIPLDKVSTSMTINAPAGVLLAMYVAVAEKQGVKADQLNVTIQNDILKEYISRGTYIFPPTPSMRLITDIFEYCAKQVPKWNTISISGYHIREAGSSATQEVAFTLADGIAYVQAAIASGLSVDDFSSRLSFFFNSHNDLLEEVAKFRAARRIWARIMKERFKAQKASSQMLRFHTQTAGSTLTAQQPDNNIIRVTIQTLAAVLGGTQSLHTNSRDEALALPTEDSVRIALRTQQIVAHESGAADTVDPLAGSYYVEARTSEIEKAAWAYIEKIDKLGGMVKAIEKGYVQKEIQDSAYHYQKDVEAQERIVVGVNKFTVKEESPKNLLKVSQAVQDAQMKRLAEMKAKRDNAAVKKALSEIHRAAHGSENLMPFIVDAVRKYATLGEICGVLREVFGEYQESVVL